NNNNNNNNNNNNNNNNNNNNNNNNNNNNNNNNNNNNNNNNNNNNNNNNNNNNNNNNNNNNNNNNNNNNNNNNNNNNNNNNNNNNNNNNNNNNNNNNNNNNNNNNNNNNNNNNNNNNNNNNNNNNNNNNNNNNNNNNNNNNNNNNNNNNNNNNNNNNNNNNNNNNNNNNNNNNNNNNNNNNNNNNNNNNNNNNNNNNNNNNNNNNNNNNNNNNNNNNNNNNNNNNNNNNNNNNNNNNNNNNNNNNNNNNNNNNNNNNNNNNNNNNNNNNNNNNNNNNNNNNNNNNNNNNNNNNNNNNNNNNNNNNNNNNNNNNNNNNNNNNNNNNNNNNNNNNNNNNNNNNNNNNNNNNNNNNNNNNNNNNNNNNNNNNNNNNNNNNNNNNNNNNNNNNNNNNNNNNNNNNNNNNNNNNNNNNNNNNNNNNNNNNNNNNNNNNNNNNNNNNNNNNNNNNNNNNNNNNNNNNNNNNNNNNNNNNNNNNNNNNNNNNNNNNNNNNNNNNNNNNNNNNNNNNNNNNNNNNNNNNNNNNNNNNNNNNNNNNNNNNNNNNNNNNNNNNNNNNNNNNNNNNNNNNNNNNNNNNNNNNNNNNNNNNNNNNNNNNNNNNNNNNNNNNNNNNNNNNNNNNNNNNNNNNNNNNNNNNNNNNNNNNNNNNNNNNNNNNNNNNNNNNNNNNNNNNNNNNNNNNNNNNNNNNNNNNNNNNNNNNNNNNNNNNNNNNNNNNNNNNNNNNNNNNNNNNNNNNNNNNNNNNNNNNNNNNNNNNNNNNNNNNNNNNNNNNNNNNNNNNNNNNNNNNNNNNNNNNNNNNNNNNNNNNNNNNNNNNNNNNNNNNNNNNNNNNNNNNNNNNNNNNNNNNNNNNNNNNNNNNNNNNNNNNNNNNNNNNNNNNNNNNNNNNNNNNNNNNNNNNNNNNNNNNNNNNNNNNNNNNNNNNNNNNNNNNNNNNNNNNNNNNNNNNNNNNNNNNNNNNNNNNNNNNNNNNNNNNNNNNNNNNNNNNNNNNNNNNNNNNNNNNNNNNNNNNNNNNNNNNNNNNNNNNNNNNNNNNNNNNNNNNNNNNNNNNNNNNNNNNNNNNNNNNNNNNNNNNNNNNNNNNNNNNNNNNNNNNNNNNNNNNNNNNNNNNNNNNNNNNNNNNNNNNNNNNNNNNNNNNNNNNNNNNNNNNNNNNNNNNNNNNNNNNNNNNNNNNNNNNNNNNNNNNNNNNNNNNNNNNNNNNNNNNNNNNNNNNNNNNNNNNNNNNNNNNNNNNNNNNNNNNNNNNNNNNNNNNNNNNNNNNNNNNNNNNNNNNNNNNNNNNNNNNNNNNNNNNNNNNNNNNNNNNNNNNNNNNNNNNNNNNNNNNNNNNNNNNNNNNNNNNNNNNNNNNNNNNNNNNNNNNNNNNNNNNNNNNNNNNNNNNNNNNNNNNNNNNNNNNNNNNNNNNNNNNNNNNNNNNNNNNNNNNNNNNNNNNNNNNNNNNNNNNNNNNNNNNNNNNNNNNNNNNNNNNNNNNNNNNNNNNNNNNNNNNNNNNNNNNNNNNNNNNNNNNNNNNNNNNNNNNNNNNNNNNNNNNNNNNNNNNNNNNNNNNNNNNNNNNNNNNNNNNNNNNNNNNNNNNNNNNNNNNNNNNNNNNNNNNNNNNNNNNNNNNNNNNNNNNNNNNNNNNNNNNNNNNNNNNNNNNNNNNNNNNNNNNNNNNNNNNNNNNNNNNNNNNNNNNNNNNNNNNNNNNNNNNNNNNNNNNNNNNNNNNNNNNNNNNNNNNNNNNNNNNNNNNNNNNNNNNNNNNNNNNNNNNNNNNNNNNNNNNNNNNNNNNNNNNNNNNNNNNNNNNNNNNNNNNNNNNNNNNNNNNNNNNNNNNNNNNNNNNNNNNNNNNNNNNNNNNNNNNNNNNNNNNNNNNNNNNNNNNNNNNNNNNNNNNNNNNNNNNNNNNNNNNNNNNNNNNNNNNNNNNNNNNNNNNNNNNNNNNNNNNNNNNNNNNNNNNNNNNNNNNNNNNNNNNNNNNNNNNNNNNNNNNNNNNNNNNNNNNNNNNNNNNNNNNNNNNNNNNNNNNNNNNNNNNNNNNNNNNNNNNNNNNNNNNNNNNNNNNNNNNNNNNNNNNNNNNNNNNNNNNNNNNNNNNNNNNNNNNNNNNNNNNNNNNNNNNNNNNNNNNNNNNNNNNNNNNNNNNNNNNNNNNNNNNNNNNNNNNNNNNNNNNNNNNNNNNNNNNNNNNNNNNNNNNNNNNNNNNNNNNNNNNNNNNNNNNNNNNNNNNNNNNNNNNNNNNNNNNNNNNNNNNNNNNNNNNNNNNNNNNNNNNNNNNNNNNNNNNNNNNNNNNNNNNNNNNNNNNNNNNNNNNNNNNNNNNNNNNNNNNNNNNNNNNNNNNNNNNNNNNNNNNNNNNNNNNNNNNNNNNNNNNNNNNNNNNNNNNNNNNNNNNNNNNNNNNNNNNNNNNNNNNNNNNNNNNNNNNNNNNNNNNNNNNNNNNNNNNNNNNNNNNNNNNNNNNNNNNNNNNNNNNNNNNNNNNNNNNNNNNNNNNNNNNNNNNNNNNNNNNNNNNNNNNNNNNNNNNNNNNNNNNNNNNNNNNNNNNNNNNNNNNNNNNNNNNNNNNNNNNNNNNNNNNNNNNNNNNNNNNNNNNNNNNNNNNNNNNNNNNNNNNNNNNNNNNNNNNNNNNNNNNNNNNNNNNNNNNNNNNNNNNNNNNNNNNNNNNNNNNNNNNNNNNNNNNNNNNNNNNNNNNNNNNNNNNNNNNNNNNNNNNNNNNNNNNNNNNNNNNNNNNNNNNNNNNNNNNNNNNNNNNNNNNNNNNNNNNNNNNNNNNNNNNNNNNNNNNNNNNNNNNNNNNNNNNNNNNNNNNNNNNNNNNNNNNNNNNNNNNNNNNNNNNNNNNNNNNNNNNNNNNNNNNNNNNNNNNNNNNNNNNNNNNNNNNNNNNNNNNNNNNNNNNNNNNNNNNNNNNNNNNNNNNNNNNNNNNNNNNNNNNNNNNNNNNNNNNNNNNNNNNNNNACCGAAGTAAGATCGGTTTAACTCACTCGTTGTTCAGTTTTCAAAGGTCAACTTTTCAGTGTCACCAGCGAATCTCGTTCGCCTCAGCAACTTTTATATCATAACACACTCTATCGAAGTTAGCAAGCTTTTTTTGAATTATTTTTTTCAATTCATTTTTACTTGTTCACCGTGAAATTCGTGTGTGCCAGCCGTTGTTCTCGGCCGGAAATATAATATAACATGACACTCACCTAAATTGCAACTGTTTTTCACAAAAATATTGTATCCCAATGCATATATACTTATTCCTTAAATAATCCCTTCATTATATGTGTCTAAATAAGTGATTTGAAATTATGTATTTGAAGAACAAAAAAACCGCCTCTTATAGAAGAGGCGGCTCTGAAATCTTTGTTATTCGATACCCATGAATGCATATCGGAAAATGATAATTACGAATAGTACCCACATCAACCAATGAACTTTCGTGTCACGGCCAGTCATTTTCGCAAAAACAGACAATACCACATGAGAGATGATACCCGCGGAGATACCGTTAGCGATACCACCAGTGAAAGGCATCAAAATAATGGTCAGAAACGCAGGGAAAGCCAAGTAGAAGTCATCCCAATCAATATCGCGCACTTGGCTCATCATCAGAACACCGACAATGATCAGAGCTGGTGCAGTTGCTGCGGAAGGAACAACCAAAGCAAGTGGGGCAAGGAATAATGAAAATACAAACAGTACGCCCGTCGTTACAGAAGTCAAGCCTGTACGTCCACCAGCAGCTACCCCAGAAGCACTCTCTACAAATGCCGTTATTGTACTTGTTCCGAGGAAGGCACCGGCACTTACGCCGCCCGCATCAACCAACATCGCTTTACCAAGTTTCTTCTCGCCTTCCTCTTTGTTTTTCAAGAGACCGGCACGGCCTGCGGTACCAACCAGTGTACCGAAGGTGTCGAACAATTCAACGAATGTAAAGATAAAGATGACTTCTAGGAGACCAATACCGAGCGCTCCCTTTATGTCCATCTGTCCAACCGCGAGGTTATCGAATGAAGGAATCCAGCTCGCATCGCTAAGGCCCGATACATTCGTTACCCCCATAGGAATTCCGATCAGCGTTGTAGCTACGATACCGATCAACAAAGCTCCTTTAACTTTCAGAACCATCAGAATAGCAATCAGGAACAACCCGATCAGTGCAAGTAGTGTATCTTTCTGTTCAATAAAAT
Above is a window of Paenibacillus uliginis N3/975 DNA encoding:
- a CDS encoding NCS2 family permease — protein: MERFFKLKEHGTNVRTEIIAGLTTFMTMAYILFVNNLFLGPDGAGIPQEGVFFATAVGAGLVTIVMGLFVNIPIALAPGMGLNAYFMTVVLSSNGAITWQAALGAVFLSGIVFIILTVTKVRQMLLTAVPNNLKIAITVGIGLFITIVGLKLANLVMVNVNPGTDISHPVAGGAFNLALGNFIEQKDTLLALIGLFLIAILMVLKVKGALLIGIVATTLIGIPMGVTNVSGLSDASWIPSFDNLAVGQMDIKGALGIGLLEVIFIFTFVELFDTFGTLVGTAGRAGLLKNKEEGEKKLGKAMLVDAGGVSAGAFLGTSTITAFVESASGVAAGGRTGLTSVTTGVLFVFSLFLAPLALVVPSAATAPALIIVGVLMMSQVRDIDWDDFYLAFPAFLTIILMPFTGGIANGISAGIISHVVLSVFAKMTGRDTKVHWLMWVLFVIIIFRYAFMGIE